The proteins below come from a single Serratia fonticola genomic window:
- a CDS encoding L,D-transpeptidase family protein, with protein MKMSIRALLTLFTALVAFSQAAFAVVYPLPAKDSRLVGENIQITVPADSKLPLESFAAQYQMGLSNMLEANPGVDPFLPLPGSTLTIPQQLILPDAPREGIIINSAEMRLYYYPKGTKTVVVLPIGIGQLGKDTPLDWVTTVQRKKAGPTWTPTAKMREEYAADGEILPAVFPAGPDNPMGLYALYVGRLYAVHGTNANFGIGLRVSHGCVRLRADDIKYLFDSVPVGTRVQFINEPVKVSVEPDGSRYLEVHNPLSANEDELKSKEPVPITITAPVGKVLMDPAVDQSVVDAAIKARSGMPVKVN; from the coding sequence ATGAAAATGAGCATTCGCGCGTTATTAACCCTGTTTACCGCTCTGGTTGCATTCAGCCAGGCTGCCTTCGCCGTTGTATATCCTTTGCCCGCCAAAGACAGCCGTCTGGTTGGGGAAAATATTCAGATCACCGTGCCTGCAGACAGCAAACTGCCGCTGGAGAGCTTTGCGGCTCAATACCAGATGGGCCTGAGCAACATGCTGGAGGCTAACCCTGGCGTTGACCCGTTCCTGCCGCTGCCAGGCAGCACGCTGACTATTCCACAGCAGTTGATCCTGCCAGACGCCCCGCGTGAAGGCATCATCATCAACAGCGCAGAAATGCGTCTGTACTACTACCCGAAAGGCACCAAGACCGTCGTGGTGCTGCCGATTGGTATCGGCCAGTTGGGTAAAGATACTCCGCTGGACTGGGTTACCACCGTACAGCGTAAGAAGGCTGGCCCAACCTGGACGCCAACCGCTAAAATGCGCGAAGAGTACGCAGCCGATGGTGAAATCCTGCCAGCCGTATTCCCGGCAGGCCCGGATAACCCGATGGGGCTGTACGCGCTCTATGTTGGCCGTCTGTATGCGGTCCATGGCACCAACGCCAACTTCGGTATCGGCCTGCGCGTGAGCCACGGCTGTGTGCGTCTGCGTGCTGACGACATCAAATACCTGTTCGACAGCGTACCGGTAGGTACTCGCGTGCAGTTCATCAACGAGCCGGTGAAGGTTTCCGTAGAGCCAGACGGTTCACGTTACCTGGAAGTGCACAACCCGCTGTCTGCCAACGAAGATGAGCTGAAGTCGAAAGAACCCGTGCCAATCACCATCACCGCGCCAGTTGGCAAAGTGCTGATGGATCCAGCCGTTGACCAGAGCGTCGTGGACGCGGCCATCAAGGCACGTTCCGGTATGCCGGTTAAAGTGAACTGA
- a CDS encoding class II histone deacetylase — translation MKRTTGFFFDERCFWHSTGLHATTLPVGGWVQPPSGAGHAESPETKRRMKNLMDVSGLSRQLKLLSAELADEEDLLRIHPAHYLQRFKQLSDNGGGMLGEEAPLGPGSYEIAKLSAGLACAAVEAVLKGELDNAYSLSRPPGHHCLPDQSMGFCFLANIPIAIERAKDRFGLGKVAVIDWDVHHGNGTQHIYWQRDDVLTISLHQDGCFPAGYAGEQDRGEGAGAGYNINIPLLAGAGDDGYQYAMQQIVIPALEQFEPEMIIIACGYDANAIDPLARMQLHSDSFRAMTAQVQDAADRLCGGKLVMVHEGGYAEAYVPFCGLAVMEELSGIRTEVRDPMLEFIQQQQPREAFNQFQRAAIDQLARQFGL, via the coding sequence GTGAAAAGAACAACCGGTTTCTTCTTCGATGAACGCTGTTTCTGGCATAGCACCGGCTTACATGCCACCACGCTGCCGGTGGGCGGCTGGGTACAACCGCCTTCAGGGGCCGGGCATGCCGAGTCACCGGAAACCAAGCGACGGATGAAAAACCTGATGGACGTCTCCGGCCTGTCGCGCCAGCTCAAGCTGCTGAGCGCCGAGCTGGCCGATGAGGAAGATTTACTGCGTATCCATCCGGCACATTACCTGCAGCGTTTCAAACAGCTGAGTGATAACGGCGGCGGTATGTTGGGGGAAGAGGCACCTTTGGGGCCAGGCAGCTATGAGATTGCCAAACTTTCCGCAGGGCTGGCCTGCGCTGCGGTCGAGGCGGTATTAAAGGGCGAACTGGACAACGCCTATTCCCTGTCACGCCCGCCGGGCCATCACTGCCTGCCGGATCAATCGATGGGGTTCTGCTTCCTGGCTAATATTCCCATTGCCATCGAACGGGCCAAAGACCGCTTCGGGCTTGGCAAGGTGGCGGTGATCGACTGGGACGTGCATCACGGCAACGGTACCCAGCATATTTATTGGCAGCGTGATGACGTGCTGACCATCTCGTTGCATCAAGACGGCTGTTTCCCGGCGGGCTACGCTGGCGAACAAGATCGCGGTGAAGGGGCCGGGGCGGGTTACAACATCAATATTCCGCTGCTGGCCGGAGCCGGTGACGACGGTTATCAATACGCCATGCAGCAAATCGTCATTCCGGCACTGGAGCAGTTCGAGCCGGAGATGATTATTATCGCCTGTGGTTACGATGCTAACGCCATCGATCCGCTGGCACGGATGCAGTTACACAGCGACAGCTTCCGCGCGATGACCGCCCAGGTACAAGATGCTGCGGACAGGCTCTGTGGTGGCAAGCTGGTGATGGTGCATGAAGGAGGTTATGCCGAAGCCTATGTGCCGTTCTGCGGCCTGGCGGTGATGGAAGAGTTGAGCGGCATACGCACCGAGGTGCGGGACCCAATGCTGGAATTTATTCAGCAACAGCAACCCCGCGAGGCCTTCAACCAGTTCCAGCGTGCCGCTATCGACCAACTGGCACGTCAATTCGGTTTATAA
- a CDS encoding helix-turn-helix domain-containing protein, with the protein MHQENVISQLLAWIEQSLDQPLTLDSIAAKSGYSKWHLQRMFKQHTGEVLGTYARRRRLTAAARELRLTSATVACIADKYQFDSQQTFTRGFKKQFGLPPAAYRRSLDWPSYGLQPPLNMTQEPMPEAEIIVLPSMKLVGHTQQGSCTLGQLGLSKKLLRQHAWRHLLHPEQGLPAVAYGLMSLKADTRQRDRQQMVYTAALPEEDAAGETVTIEPGEYARFAYQGQVAGLQNFIARLYDTAIPQMNAVRRPGQDIERFYPALGVCYGDDQAAISCEYLIPIRRGEEGSGLR; encoded by the coding sequence ATGCACCAGGAAAATGTCATCAGTCAACTTCTGGCCTGGATTGAGCAAAGCCTGGATCAGCCTTTGACGCTGGACAGCATCGCGGCCAAATCCGGCTATTCCAAATGGCACCTGCAACGAATGTTCAAGCAGCATACCGGCGAAGTGCTGGGAACCTATGCCCGACGCAGAAGGTTGACGGCGGCAGCGCGTGAACTGCGCCTGACCAGCGCCACGGTGGCCTGTATCGCAGATAAATACCAGTTCGATTCCCAGCAGACTTTCACCCGTGGGTTTAAAAAACAGTTTGGTTTGCCGCCGGCGGCCTATCGCCGGAGTCTGGACTGGCCGAGCTATGGTTTGCAACCGCCATTGAATATGACCCAAGAGCCCATGCCAGAGGCGGAGATTATCGTGCTGCCCTCGATGAAACTAGTTGGCCACACCCAGCAGGGTAGCTGCACGTTGGGGCAATTGGGGCTCTCGAAAAAGCTGCTGCGCCAACATGCCTGGCGGCATTTGCTGCATCCGGAACAGGGATTACCTGCCGTTGCGTATGGTCTGATGAGCCTGAAAGCCGACACCCGGCAGCGGGATCGTCAACAGATGGTGTATACGGCGGCACTGCCAGAGGAAGATGCAGCAGGTGAAACGGTGACGATCGAACCCGGGGAGTATGCCCGCTTTGCCTATCAGGGGCAGGTTGCAGGGCTACAGAACTTTATCGCCCGGTTGTATGACACAGCCATTCCGCAGATGAATGCGGTACGGCGGCCAGGGCAGGATATTGAGCGTTTTTATCCGGCATTAGGCGTTTGCTACGGTGACGATCAGGCGGCGATCAGCTGTGAATATCTTATCCCGATCCGCCGTGGCGAAGAGGGCAGTGGGCTACGCTAG
- a CDS encoding RES family NAD+ phosphorylase, which produces MEQNKVKQKGEPKKEDFGSPVFLGRKIAAPGKTLRVRIEVIPKGTVLHRCHDAQYPGDSFNPGRVLLPNEYGARFSPIRDAALDLIPTMYLASSCEAAIAESVFHDVVATGKTEFFDLRPFTNMHYIQLQLERDLNVVSCRAQDCIYMGIDRDELIGSTQLEYSQTRVWSQAIYQQHHNVDGMKWYSKRDDDHFALILFGGQRVMDSELSITEPSSRLLSHKAIGQIIQKTAERLGLILTEE; this is translated from the coding sequence ATGGAGCAGAACAAAGTTAAACAGAAGGGTGAGCCCAAAAAGGAAGATTTTGGTTCACCCGTTTTTCTTGGCCGCAAGATAGCCGCCCCTGGCAAGACCCTGCGGGTAAGAATCGAAGTCATTCCCAAAGGCACGGTGTTACATCGCTGCCATGACGCGCAGTATCCCGGCGACAGTTTTAATCCTGGCAGAGTATTGCTCCCCAATGAATATGGAGCCCGTTTCAGCCCTATCAGGGATGCGGCTTTGGATCTGATCCCCACCATGTACCTGGCCAGCAGTTGCGAAGCCGCTATCGCGGAATCGGTTTTTCACGATGTAGTCGCCACCGGCAAAACAGAATTTTTCGACTTACGCCCATTTACCAATATGCACTACATCCAGTTGCAACTAGAGCGGGATCTGAACGTCGTCAGTTGCCGAGCACAGGATTGTATCTATATGGGCATCGATCGCGATGAATTGATCGGCAGTACCCAGCTCGAATATTCACAAACCCGAGTCTGGTCTCAGGCTATTTATCAACAACATCATAACGTTGACGGAATGAAGTGGTACTCAAAAAGGGATGACGACCATTTTGCTTTGATCCTGTTTGGCGGCCAACGGGTCATGGATAGTGAACTCTCGATAACCGAACCCTCAAGCCGTCTCCTCAGCCATAAAGCTATTGGCCAAATTATCCAAAAGACCGCCGAGCGTCTGGGCCTGATCCTGACCGAAGAGTAG
- the ltrA gene encoding group II intron reverse transcriptase/maturase produces MQQKTHRGPEAERRGEAPNVGSQGAETVQAPTTRESPSSAEWLMEAICEPVNLKQALKRVKANKGAAGSDGMSVSDLPDYLKRHWPELKAQLLSGSYCPSPVRRVSIPKPGGGERLLGIPTVVDRFIQQAVMQELQRQWDASFSDNSYGFRPGRSAHQAVKQAQDYIGSGYHWVVDLDLEKFFDRVNHDVLMSRIAKRVTDKRALSLIRRFLNAGVMEAGLVRPVTEGTPQGGPLSPLLSNVLLDDFDKELEKRGLKFVRYADDCNIYVKSERAGRRVMEGLTHWLSRKLKLKVNAKKSAVAQPETRKFLGYSFRRGRKVRCVVSPDAVKRFKVRVRELTGRNTGRSLEQLIQPLKRYLMGWKSYYGMNEWPSIMRELNGWIRRRLRSVLWKQWKTGSKRYKELRRRDVRKDLAARTVGSSHKQWRISNSPALSIALPNQLFIKLGLPEL; encoded by the coding sequence ATGCAGCAGAAAACGCATCGCGGCCCTGAAGCAGAAAGACGGGGTGAAGCCCCGAACGTCGGCTCTCAGGGGGCTGAAACCGTACAGGCACCGACGACCAGAGAAAGTCCGTCGTCAGCAGAATGGCTGATGGAAGCCATCTGTGAACCCGTCAATCTCAAGCAAGCCCTGAAAAGAGTGAAAGCCAATAAAGGTGCGGCGGGAAGTGACGGCATGAGCGTAAGCGATCTGCCGGACTACCTGAAACGCCACTGGCCGGAACTGAAAGCGCAACTGCTGTCCGGCAGTTACTGCCCATCCCCTGTGAGAAGAGTGAGCATCCCGAAACCCGGGGGCGGCGAACGCCTGTTGGGTATCCCGACGGTAGTCGATCGCTTTATCCAGCAGGCGGTGATGCAGGAACTGCAACGGCAGTGGGATGCGTCGTTCAGCGATAACAGCTATGGGTTCCGGCCCGGACGCTCGGCCCATCAGGCAGTGAAACAGGCTCAGGACTATATCGGTTCTGGGTATCACTGGGTAGTCGATCTCGATCTGGAGAAGTTCTTTGATCGGGTAAATCACGACGTGCTGATGAGCCGGATAGCGAAACGGGTAACGGATAAACGGGCGCTGTCACTTATCCGCCGGTTCCTGAACGCAGGTGTGATGGAGGCCGGTCTGGTAAGGCCGGTGACAGAAGGGACGCCGCAGGGCGGCCCACTGTCGCCGTTGTTATCGAATGTGCTACTGGACGACTTCGATAAGGAACTGGAGAAACGTGGCCTGAAGTTCGTGCGTTACGCAGATGACTGCAATATCTACGTGAAAAGCGAACGGGCAGGCCGCCGTGTGATGGAGGGGCTGACACATTGGCTGAGCCGAAAACTGAAACTGAAGGTGAACGCGAAGAAGAGCGCGGTAGCGCAGCCGGAAACGCGTAAGTTCCTGGGTTACAGCTTCAGAAGGGGCAGAAAGGTCAGGTGCGTGGTGTCGCCGGACGCAGTGAAACGGTTCAAAGTGCGGGTAAGGGAACTGACGGGGCGCAACACAGGGAGAAGTCTTGAGCAGCTAATCCAGCCATTAAAGCGGTATCTGATGGGATGGAAAAGTTACTACGGGATGAACGAGTGGCCGTCGATAATGCGAGAGCTGAACGGATGGATAAGACGCAGGCTGCGAAGTGTACTCTGGAAACAGTGGAAAACAGGCAGCAAGCGTTATAAAGAGCTGCGGCGGCGGGATGTAAGGAAAGACCTGGCGGCGCGGACGGTGGGAAGCAGCCATAAACAGTGGCGGATAAGTAATAGCCCGGCGCTGAGCATAGCCCTTCCCAACCAGCTGTTCATCAAACTGGGCCTGCCAGAACTGTAA
- a CDS encoding PQQ-binding-like beta-propeller repeat protein, producing the protein MFSTSVLAQTETELLRKPVGKGAYEMVYSQGENALYLATSQSRKLDKGGIVYRLDPQTLDITQIIHNDIKPFGAAINTKTDTLYFGNTTSNSLTAIDGKTGEVKGRLVLDARKRSDTVKPLAPRELVADATTDTVYITGLGESSVVWVVDGKDLTLRTTITETGKYGTGLALDAAASRLYVTNADGELVTIDTKTNKVLSRKKLDESKEHFFLNISLDPANHRAFITDSKQPQVLVVDTNNGNILQKIDVPESLAVLFNPARNEVYVTHRKEGTVSVIDAKSYKLLETIKTPTHPNSLALSPDGKTLYVSVKQASSREKEATDPDDVIRIALK; encoded by the coding sequence ATGTTTTCCACCTCTGTGCTGGCACAGACAGAGACGGAACTGCTGCGTAAGCCGGTAGGTAAAGGCGCTTACGAGATGGTGTACAGCCAGGGCGAGAATGCGCTGTATCTGGCAACTTCACAGAGCCGCAAGCTGGATAAGGGCGGCATCGTCTATCGCCTCGACCCACAAACGCTGGATATCACGCAGATCATTCATAACGATATCAAGCCGTTCGGTGCCGCCATCAATACCAAGACCGACACTCTCTATTTTGGTAACACCACCAGTAACTCACTGACCGCGATCGACGGTAAAACCGGCGAAGTGAAAGGCCGCCTGGTGCTGGACGCTCGTAAACGCTCTGATACCGTGAAACCATTGGCCCCACGTGAACTGGTGGCAGATGCTACGACAGACACCGTCTATATCACCGGCCTGGGCGAGTCCAGCGTGGTTTGGGTTGTGGATGGCAAGGATCTGACCCTGCGCACCACCATCACCGAAACCGGTAAATACGGTACCGGTCTGGCGCTGGATGCAGCGGCAAGCCGCCTGTATGTGACCAATGCCGATGGCGAACTGGTGACTATCGATACCAAAACCAATAAGGTGCTGTCACGTAAGAAACTGGATGAGTCTAAGGAACACTTCTTCCTGAATATCAGCCTGGATCCGGCAAACCATCGCGCGTTTATTACCGACTCCAAGCAGCCGCAGGTGCTGGTTGTTGATACCAACAACGGCAACATTCTGCAGAAGATCGACGTGCCGGAATCCCTGGCCGTGCTGTTTAACCCAGCGCGCAATGAAGTGTACGTCACTCATCGCAAAGAAGGCACCGTGAGCGTAATTGATGCCAAGAGCTACAAGCTGTTGGAAACCATCAAGACGCCAACGCATCCAAACAGCCTGGCACTGTCACCAGATGGTAAAACGCTGTACGTGAGCGTGAAACAGGCTTCAAGCCGTGAAAAAGAAGCGACCGATCCGGATGATGTGATCCGCATTGCGTTGAAGTAA
- a CDS encoding AraC family transcriptional regulator, whose amino-acid sequence MKATCQDPRPDIDNVPRAIFAVQASSVQKDWECTHHRHRKAQLIYTVRGMIRCEVENGLWLVPPQCALWMPSNVSHNARATSQSECYCLFVEQDAIPGLPQNCCTLTVSPLLRELLLQASQFDILYPEEGPEGRIAQVLLDQLAAAPLENLHLPVSNDARIRQLTEQLLANPADKSTLGQWAQRIGMSERSLSRTLQQQMGMSFGHWRRQLHVMLALQRLTQGESVQTVALDLGYESASGFVTMFRKAVGKPPARYLAEKAAADQALAGAIRL is encoded by the coding sequence ATGAAAGCCACCTGCCAGGATCCCAGACCCGATATCGATAACGTGCCACGCGCCATTTTCGCCGTTCAGGCATCAAGTGTGCAGAAAGACTGGGAATGTACCCATCATCGCCACCGCAAGGCGCAATTGATTTACACGGTGCGCGGCATGATCCGCTGCGAAGTGGAAAATGGCCTGTGGCTGGTGCCGCCACAGTGCGCGCTATGGATGCCCAGTAACGTCAGCCACAATGCACGGGCCACTAGCCAAAGCGAGTGCTATTGCCTGTTCGTTGAGCAGGACGCCATCCCCGGCCTGCCGCAGAACTGCTGCACCTTGACGGTATCCCCTTTACTGCGAGAACTGCTGTTACAGGCCAGCCAGTTCGATATTCTCTACCCGGAAGAGGGGCCGGAAGGCCGTATTGCACAGGTTTTGCTGGATCAACTGGCCGCCGCGCCTCTGGAGAACCTGCACCTGCCGGTGTCCAATGATGCCCGCATCCGCCAATTGACCGAGCAACTGCTGGCCAACCCGGCCGATAAATCCACCCTAGGCCAGTGGGCGCAACGCATTGGCATGAGCGAACGTTCGCTCAGCCGTACGCTGCAACAGCAGATGGGCATGAGCTTTGGCCACTGGCGGCGGCAATTACATGTGATGCTGGCTCTGCAACGCTTAACCCAAGGGGAAAGCGTCCAGACCGTGGCGTTAGATCTCGGCTACGAGAGCGCCAGCGGCTTTGTCACCATGTTCCGTAAAGCAGTTGGTAAGCCCCCTGCCCGTTATCTGGCGGAAAAAGCTGCCGCAGACCAGGCGCTTGCTGGTGCGATAAGGCTGTGA
- a CDS encoding nucleotidyltransferase domain-containing protein, translating to MEQQLNGVDSAMRERVRQVLGEVEKRYDVRVLYACESGSRGWGFASPDSDYDVRFLYVHPPEWYLRVEAQRDVIELPIDHELDVCGWEWRKALGLLKRANPTLIEWLDSPVVYQEAPESVAALRDVVPEWFSAQRARWHYLSMARKNFRGYLQGEQVRLKKYFYVLRPLLAVRWIEAGKGVPPMRFDQLLTGTVEDPLLLAEIHELLAAKRRAGEAEYGPRRERIHAFIAQELTADARQEALPDSQARSDRSLDELLYRTVMV from the coding sequence ATGGAACAGCAATTAAACGGCGTGGACAGCGCCATGCGGGAAAGAGTCCGACAAGTGTTGGGTGAGGTAGAAAAACGTTATGACGTGCGGGTGCTTTATGCCTGCGAGTCTGGCAGCCGTGGTTGGGGCTTTGCCTCGCCAGACAGCGATTACGACGTGCGTTTTTTGTATGTTCACCCACCAGAATGGTATCTGCGGGTAGAAGCGCAGAGGGATGTGATAGAGCTGCCAATCGATCATGAGCTGGATGTCTGTGGCTGGGAATGGCGCAAGGCGCTCGGCTTGCTGAAGCGGGCTAACCCGACGCTGATCGAGTGGCTGGATTCACCCGTGGTGTATCAGGAAGCCCCTGAGAGCGTCGCGGCGTTGCGAGATGTGGTGCCGGAGTGGTTCTCCGCGCAGCGGGCGCGCTGGCACTATCTGTCGATGGCCAGGAAAAACTTCCGTGGTTATCTGCAGGGGGAGCAGGTAAGGCTGAAGAAATATTTCTATGTGCTGCGCCCTCTGCTGGCGGTGCGCTGGATAGAAGCTGGCAAGGGCGTGCCACCGATGCGTTTTGACCAACTGTTGACTGGCACGGTCGAGGATCCTCTGCTATTGGCGGAAATCCATGAATTACTGGCGGCCAAACGGCGCGCAGGTGAGGCAGAGTACGGCCCACGTAGGGAAAGGATCCACGCGTTTATCGCGCAGGAACTGACGGCGGATGCCCGGCAGGAAGCCTTGCCCGACAGCCAAGCCCGCAGCGACAGATCGCTGGATGAACTGCTTTATCGCACGGTGATGGTGTAA
- a CDS encoding HNH endonuclease — MAAVNLWTREQLLVAFTLYSQIPFGKLHAKNPDIIHYAGLIGRSPSALAMKLVNIASLDPFIVNSGRRGLTGASKADQALWQEMNFDSETFEQQCQLAMTQLEPPVMALHDSGMEDFSGRERTTIINARVGQQLFRKRVLDAYENRCCLTELEEPMLLVASHIRPWKHTVEHRLNPNNGLCLSNLHDKAFDRGLITFNEHLELVLSPRLKQLKSAISEENFAKYEGRRLRQPVDFPPDASQLAYHRQNIFIAKN; from the coding sequence ATGGCTGCCGTCAATCTCTGGACACGGGAACAGTTGCTGGTAGCTTTTACGCTATACAGCCAAATCCCTTTTGGTAAGTTGCACGCCAAAAACCCTGACATTATCCACTATGCTGGGTTAATCGGCCGCTCACCTTCCGCATTGGCAATGAAGCTGGTGAACATCGCCAGTCTGGATCCGTTTATCGTTAACTCTGGCCGGCGTGGGCTGACGGGAGCCTCCAAAGCCGATCAGGCGCTGTGGCAGGAAATGAACTTCGACAGTGAAACCTTTGAACAGCAGTGCCAATTGGCGATGACACAATTGGAACCACCAGTTATGGCATTGCATGACAGCGGCATGGAAGACTTCAGTGGCAGAGAAAGAACCACCATCATCAATGCGCGTGTTGGTCAGCAACTGTTCCGCAAACGGGTGCTGGATGCGTATGAAAATCGCTGTTGCCTGACCGAACTGGAAGAACCGATGCTGCTGGTCGCCAGCCATATTCGCCCGTGGAAGCATACCGTTGAACATCGGCTCAACCCCAACAACGGCTTATGTCTGTCCAACCTGCACGATAAAGCGTTCGATCGCGGGTTAATCACCTTTAATGAACACCTTGAGCTGGTACTTTCACCGCGCCTTAAACAACTGAAAAGCGCCATCAGCGAAGAGAATTTCGCCAAATATGAAGGTCGCAGGCTGAGGCAACCGGTCGATTTCCCTCCGGATGCCAGCCAGTTGGCCTATCATCGGCAAAACATTTTTATCGCTAAAAACTGA
- a CDS encoding RtcB family protein, giving the protein MTYTKNNNYELMAPVNSAPIKMWTQGVPVEPEAREQLLNTAKMPFVFKHLAVMPDVHLGKGSTIGSVIPTRGAIIPAAVGVDIGCGMIAVRTSLVAADLPDSLAGLRSAIEQAVPHGRSSTRSKRDKGSWTTPPQTVDRHWAELAPRFNRLIDKYPRLRNTNNYQHLGTLGTGNHFIEVCLDETQQVWVMLHSGSRGVGNAIGSLFIALAQQDMQQHIANLPDRNLAYFEEGSQHFDDYMEAVGWAQDFARHNREVMMEHVLAALSRIVTKPFTTQQEAVNCHHNYVQRETHFGEPVLVTRKGAVSAQKGQMGIIPGSMGAKSFIVRGLGNEESFCSCSHGAGRTMSRTAAKKRFTVADQIRATEHVECRKDSEVIDEIPMAYKDIDAVMAAQSSLVEIVHTLRQVVCVKG; this is encoded by the coding sequence ATGACTTACACAAAAAACAATAACTATGAATTGATGGCACCGGTTAACAGCGCACCAATCAAAATGTGGACACAGGGCGTGCCCGTTGAGCCAGAAGCGCGTGAGCAGTTGCTGAATACGGCAAAAATGCCGTTTGTTTTTAAACACCTGGCGGTGATGCCGGATGTGCATTTGGGTAAAGGTTCCACCATTGGTAGCGTGATCCCTACCCGTGGCGCGATTATCCCGGCGGCCGTAGGCGTGGATATTGGTTGCGGCATGATTGCGGTGCGTACTTCGCTGGTGGCCGCCGATCTGCCGGATAGCCTGGCTGGGTTGCGTAGCGCCATCGAACAGGCGGTGCCGCATGGGCGTAGCTCAACCCGTTCGAAAAGAGATAAAGGAAGTTGGACCACTCCGCCGCAAACCGTCGATCGCCACTGGGCCGAGCTGGCTCCGCGCTTTAACCGCCTGATCGATAAATACCCGCGGTTGCGTAACACCAACAACTACCAGCATCTGGGAACGTTGGGAACGGGTAACCACTTTATCGAGGTCTGCCTGGATGAAACGCAGCAGGTGTGGGTGATGCTGCATAGCGGTTCCCGTGGCGTGGGGAATGCCATCGGTTCGCTGTTTATTGCTCTGGCGCAGCAGGATATGCAACAGCATATCGCTAACCTGCCGGATCGTAATCTGGCCTATTTCGAGGAAGGTAGCCAGCATTTTGACGATTACATGGAAGCCGTGGGTTGGGCGCAGGACTTTGCCCGTCATAACCGGGAAGTGATGATGGAGCACGTGCTGGCGGCGTTGTCGCGTATCGTGACCAAACCGTTCACCACCCAGCAAGAGGCCGTGAACTGCCACCATAACTATGTGCAACGTGAGACGCACTTTGGTGAGCCGGTGTTGGTGACGCGTAAAGGGGCCGTGTCTGCGCAGAAAGGGCAGATGGGGATCATCCCCGGTTCGATGGGGGCGAAAAGCTTCATCGTGCGCGGATTGGGTAACGAAGAGAGCTTCTGCTCTTGCAGCCATGGAGCAGGCCGCACCATGAGCCGTACGGCGGCGAAAAAACGCTTCACCGTGGCCGACCAGATCCGGGCTACCGAACATGTGGAATGCCGTAAGGACAGCGAGGTGATCGATGAGATCCCAATGGCTTATAAAGATATCGATGCGGTGATGGCGGCACAGTCCTCACTGGTGGAAATCGTCCATACCCTGCGGCAGGTGGTATGCGTAAAAGGATAA